One genomic window of Paenibacillus xylanilyticus includes the following:
- a CDS encoding IS3 family transposase, whose translation MEKVAGYGDIQKLCHVFGVSRSGFYAYVKRKRFDRDAKAKRQVLQTYQRYEGKYGYRQLQLFLWQDQGIWMNHKKVLRLMQMLGIQSRIRRKRRSSSSYAPAQRVAENHLKRDFSAEKPNQKWVTDITQYRVGEHWVYLSAIKDLYNNEIVAYEIGERNDNELVLSTFRKAFAKQKDVTGLVVHSDQGFQYTSHAYHDMLPKVGARISMSRRGNCYDNASMESFFSHLKTEGLYPYHIRTLTEAQSKIEKYIRFYNRRRPQRKLKKLTPVEYRRQFAA comes from the coding sequence ATGGAAAAGGTAGCGGGGTACGGTGACATCCAGAAACTCTGCCATGTGTTTGGCGTGTCTCGGAGTGGATTTTATGCCTATGTAAAACGTAAACGATTCGATCGCGATGCAAAGGCAAAGAGACAGGTCCTTCAAACGTATCAACGATATGAAGGCAAATATGGCTATCGACAGCTCCAGTTGTTCCTTTGGCAAGATCAAGGCATTTGGATGAACCACAAGAAGGTGCTCCGCCTCATGCAAATGCTCGGTATCCAATCTCGAATTCGTCGTAAACGGCGCTCCAGCAGTTCGTATGCACCTGCTCAGCGCGTAGCAGAGAATCACTTGAAGCGGGACTTCAGTGCAGAAAAACCCAATCAGAAATGGGTAACTGACATTACCCAGTATCGTGTAGGCGAGCACTGGGTATATCTTTCAGCCATAAAAGATTTGTATAATAACGAAATTGTGGCTTACGAAATAGGCGAACGCAACGACAATGAACTGGTGCTCAGTACATTCAGAAAAGCGTTTGCGAAGCAAAAAGACGTGACCGGACTGGTCGTTCACAGCGACCAAGGGTTCCAGTACACGTCTCATGCTTATCACGACATGCTGCCAAAGGTTGGCGCCCGAATCAGCATGTCTCGCCGAGGAAATTGTTATGACAATGCCTCTATGGAGAGTTTCTTCTCGCATCTCAAAACGGAAGGACTCTACCCTTATCATATCCGAACGCTTACCGAAGCACAAAGCAAAATCGAAAAATACATCCGTTTTTATAACAGA
- a CDS encoding helix-turn-helix domain-containing protein has product MAIKGQKYKTYSDKIKKEAIRLHTVEGWTYRKINEHLGIHDPGRMKRWMRKHREQGEFGLMDQRGRRKEYLDQDRYVQQLKRENELLKKCLVIWKEEANKKNFKSWKR; this is encoded by the coding sequence ATGGCGATTAAAGGGCAAAAGTATAAAACGTATTCGGACAAGATTAAAAAAGAAGCTATTCGTCTGCATACGGTTGAGGGGTGGACTTACCGAAAGATCAATGAACATTTGGGAATTCATGACCCAGGACGAATGAAGCGCTGGATGCGAAAACACCGGGAACAAGGCGAGTTTGGACTGATGGATCAGCGAGGTCGACGGAAAGAATACTTGGATCAAGATCGCTATGTGCAACAACTGAAACGGGAGAATGAGTTGCTAAAAAAGTGCTTGGTCATCTGGAAGGAGGAAGCAAACAAGAAAAATTTCAAATCATGGAAAAGGTAG
- a CDS encoding ABC-F family ATP-binding cassette domain-containing protein: MLLQVSGIIKRYGVDPILDGVNLQILERERIGLVGVNGAGKSTLLKIIAGEMSYDGGQIFKSKETTLGYLAQNSGLQSDRSIWEEMMHVFSHLTQAEAELRKMEQDIADPAQMEDEKKYTDLLERYAQRSDWFKDHGGYAMETRIRSVLHGMGFGEFSPETPIATLSGGQKTRLALARILLQAPDLLMLDEPTNYLDIPTLTWLEDYLRGYSGALLVVSHDRYFLDRLVTTIVEIERHRSKKYTGNYSRYMELKAAEYESQMKQYEKQQDEIAKMEDFVQKNIVRASTTKRAQSRRKALDKMERLDKPMGDLKKAHFSFETAVMSGKEVLRVDDLSVAYDEASPLFRNVSFDLRRGETVALIGPNGIGKSTMLKCLTGSLRPVSGQIQWGTKVQIGYYDQEQTGLNPNNTVLEELWSAYPGMEEARIRTVLGNFLFSGDDVLKKISSLSGGEKARVSLSKLMLKEANMLILDEPTNHLDLFAKEVLEAALMDYEGTLLFISHDRYFLNKMAERIVELHPGGTEHYLGNYDDYIEKKQELEDIAREAEEAALSSSKRSVKPDQEPTEKSGAASFEADKQAKREERNRQRRQEALEQQIAQLETEITELEAQMALPEVYQDYMKLQELQGDAEARKHQLAKAYEDWEILALES, from the coding sequence ATGCTGCTGCAAGTATCCGGAATTATTAAACGTTATGGTGTCGATCCGATTCTGGACGGCGTGAACCTACAAATATTAGAACGTGAACGTATCGGACTCGTGGGCGTGAATGGTGCGGGGAAATCCACCCTGCTCAAAATCATTGCGGGCGAAATGTCCTATGACGGCGGACAGATTTTCAAATCCAAAGAAACAACACTGGGTTATCTCGCCCAGAACAGTGGTCTGCAATCCGACCGCTCCATCTGGGAGGAGATGATGCATGTATTCTCCCATCTAACCCAGGCTGAGGCTGAACTGCGGAAGATGGAACAGGATATTGCCGATCCAGCCCAGATGGAGGACGAGAAAAAGTACACCGACCTCCTTGAACGCTACGCCCAGCGATCAGACTGGTTCAAGGACCACGGGGGTTATGCGATGGAAACGCGCATTCGCAGCGTCCTGCACGGAATGGGCTTTGGCGAGTTTTCACCCGAGACTCCGATTGCTACCCTAAGCGGTGGACAAAAGACACGTCTTGCACTTGCCCGCATCCTCCTTCAGGCACCTGACCTGCTCATGCTGGACGAGCCTACCAACTATCTGGACATTCCAACCCTAACCTGGCTGGAAGATTATCTAAGAGGTTATTCAGGAGCCCTGCTCGTTGTATCTCATGACCGGTATTTCCTTGATCGGCTGGTGACCACCATTGTGGAGATCGAACGGCACCGCTCCAAAAAGTACACAGGGAACTACAGCCGTTATATGGAGCTGAAGGCAGCCGAGTATGAAAGTCAGATGAAACAGTACGAGAAACAGCAGGATGAGATCGCCAAGATGGAGGACTTTGTACAGAAAAATATTGTACGTGCATCCACGACAAAGCGTGCTCAGAGCCGCCGTAAAGCGCTGGACAAGATGGAACGATTGGACAAGCCGATGGGTGACTTGAAGAAAGCTCATTTTTCTTTTGAGACAGCCGTCATGTCGGGTAAGGAAGTGCTTCGTGTGGACGATCTATCCGTCGCTTACGATGAAGCTTCGCCATTATTTCGCAATGTCTCATTCGATCTCAGACGCGGGGAAACGGTAGCGCTGATCGGACCGAATGGGATCGGGAAATCCACGATGCTGAAATGCCTCACCGGAAGCTTGCGCCCGGTAAGCGGCCAGATCCAGTGGGGAACCAAGGTACAGATCGGCTATTATGATCAGGAGCAAACGGGCCTAAACCCCAATAATACGGTTCTGGAGGAACTGTGGAGCGCTTATCCCGGCATGGAGGAAGCAAGAATTCGTACCGTGCTTGGCAACTTCCTGTTCAGCGGAGACGATGTACTCAAAAAGATCTCCTCGCTGAGTGGCGGTGAGAAGGCTCGTGTCTCCCTCTCCAAGCTCATGCTCAAGGAAGCCAACATGCTGATTCTCGATGAGCCTACCAACCATCTCGACCTTTTCGCTAAAGAAGTATTGGAAGCAGCGCTCATGGATTATGAGGGCACACTGCTGTTCATCTCTCATGACCGGTATTTCCTCAACAAAATGGCTGAACGGATCGTGGAGCTGCATCCTGGAGGAACCGAGCATTACCTTGGAAACTATGATGACTATATTGAAAAGAAGCAGGAGCTTGAGGACATCGCACGCGAAGCTGAAGAAGCAGCTCTCTCCTCCTCTAAGCGGTCTGTGAAACCAGATCAGGAACCCACCGAGAAATCTGGAGCCGCTTCATTCGAAGCAGACAAGCAGGCCAAGCGTGAGGAGCGTAATCGGCAGCGGAGACAGGAAGCGCTCGAACAACAGATTGCCCAGCTGGAAACGGAAATTACGGAGCTCGAAGCCCAGATGGCCCTTCCAGAGGTGTATCAGGATTACATGAAGCTGCAGGAGCTTCAGGGAGACGCGGAAGCACGGAAGCACCAGCTGGCCAAAGCGTATGAAGATTGGGAAATCCTCGCGCTTGAGTCTTGA
- a CDS encoding 5-formyltetrahydrofolate cyclo-ligase: MQDRTEPKSQLRSRLMKSRDLMDEAIREHAMSEVSLVAKQELQRLRQDKQRLTIFSYLSYRSEASTTFLFEDGWKHGDRMFAPKVLANPARMELRRVAGEHDIEPGVWGIPEPKDTCEVLQRKEWPNIDLVIVPGLGYDLHGGRIGYGGGYYDRFAEQLEAECFKAGKRPLLAALVLPGQLQDDIPMDPFDLRMDLLMTTEGILHIE; the protein is encoded by the coding sequence ATGCAGGACCGGACGGAACCCAAAAGCCAGCTTCGTTCCAGACTGATGAAGAGTCGTGATCTGATGGATGAAGCAATTCGGGAGCACGCCATGAGTGAAGTTAGTCTTGTGGCTAAACAGGAGCTGCAGCGACTTCGGCAGGACAAGCAGAGGTTGACGATTTTCAGCTACTTGTCTTATAGAAGCGAAGCATCGACGACCTTTCTGTTTGAGGATGGTTGGAAGCATGGCGACAGAATGTTTGCACCGAAAGTACTAGCCAATCCGGCCCGTATGGAATTAAGGAGGGTGGCCGGAGAGCACGATATTGAGCCTGGCGTATGGGGGATCCCTGAGCCCAAAGACACCTGCGAGGTGCTTCAGCGAAAGGAATGGCCCAATATCGATCTCGTCATTGTACCCGGCCTTGGATACGATCTTCACGGCGGACGAATTGGTTATGGCGGCGGTTATTATGACCGATTTGCCGAGCAGCTTGAAGCAGAGTGCTTCAAGGCAGGGAAAAGGCCGCTTCTCGCTGCACTCGTCTTGCCGGGACAACTGCAGGATGACATTCCGATGGACCCGTTTGATCTGCGTATGGATCTGTTGATGACAACCGAAGGTATACTACATATCGAATAA
- the moaC gene encoding cyclic pyranopterin monophosphate synthase MoaC, with amino-acid sequence MNSNARNGSDSSEGKLTHFNEQGRARMVDISGKEVTVRTAVAVSKVTMNPSTLEAIREGRIGKGDVLAVAQIAGIQGAKKTSDWIPMCHPLALNGVDIRFEDNGLDELSIQVTVKTEGKTGVEMEALTAASAAALTIYDMCKALQKDMIIGPTMLQSKSGGKNGDFNR; translated from the coding sequence TTGAACTCCAATGCAAGGAATGGATCGGATTCGAGCGAAGGCAAGCTGACACATTTTAACGAGCAGGGACGTGCCCGTATGGTGGATATTTCGGGCAAAGAGGTAACGGTGCGTACGGCAGTGGCCGTATCCAAGGTGACGATGAATCCCTCCACACTGGAAGCCATTCGGGAGGGTCGGATCGGAAAGGGCGATGTGCTCGCCGTGGCTCAAATCGCAGGAATCCAAGGCGCGAAGAAAACGTCAGACTGGATTCCGATGTGCCATCCGCTGGCACTGAATGGTGTGGATATTCGTTTCGAGGACAACGGACTGGACGAACTATCAATTCAGGTCACGGTCAAAACAGAAGGCAAAACCGGTGTCGAGATGGAGGCGCTCACGGCGGCTTCAGCAGCGGCACTGACGATCTATGACATGTGCAAAGCATTGCAAAAAGACATGATTATCGGACCAACGATGCTGCAATCCAAAAGTGGTGGCAAAAACGGTGATTTCAACCGATAA
- a CDS encoding MogA/MoaB family molybdenum cofactor biosynthesis protein: MVWRTAILTASDKGARGEREDTSAQVIRELVEEELGGEIVEYRIVPDEPDEIIAALIEMTDYFHADLVLTTGGTELAIRDITPEATRRVIEREVPGMAEAMRYSVMSKNRSAMLFRGVCGIRGRTLIVNLPGTPKGVHEHLAAIMDQLPEALLMVTGQFKQ, translated from the coding sequence ATGGTGTGGAGAACAGCAATCCTGACAGCCAGCGACAAAGGGGCCCGCGGGGAACGTGAGGATACGAGTGCACAAGTAATCCGGGAGCTAGTGGAAGAAGAACTGGGTGGGGAGATCGTGGAATACCGCATCGTTCCGGATGAACCCGATGAGATTATTGCGGCCTTGATTGAGATGACAGACTATTTTCATGCAGACCTTGTACTAACGACCGGAGGTACGGAGCTGGCGATTCGTGATATTACACCGGAGGCCACGCGTCGGGTCATTGAACGTGAAGTTCCGGGAATGGCAGAAGCGATGAGATACAGCGTGATGAGCAAAAATCGTTCCGCCATGCTGTTCCGGGGCGTGTGCGGGATTCGCGGACGTACGTTGATTGTCAATTTGCCGGGTACACCGAAGGGTGTGCATGAGCATCTGGCTGCGATTATGGATCAGCTTCCCGAAGCGCTCCTGATGGTTACAGGGCAATTTAAGCAATAA
- the tatA gene encoding twin-arginine translocase TatA/TatE family subunit, translating to MLSSIGPTGFILLAVIALLLFGPNKLPELGRAVGRTFREFKEGAREIISEDDSSNRKEQEKSKPLAVDSEPEPASKPVDKRLPE from the coding sequence ATGTTAAGTTCCATTGGACCAACAGGTTTTATTTTGCTGGCCGTGATCGCTTTATTGTTGTTTGGACCTAACAAGCTCCCGGAACTGGGACGTGCTGTTGGACGTACTTTCCGTGAATTCAAAGAGGGCGCACGTGAAATCATCTCTGAGGATGATTCATCCAATCGCAAAGAGCAGGAGAAATCCAAGCCGCTGGCAGTGGACAGTGAGCCTGAGCCCGCTTCCAAGCCTGTAGACAAGCGTCTGCCGGAGTAA
- the tatC gene encoding twin-arginine translocase subunit TatC — protein MTQQNEEMTITEHLSELRKRLIYVLSVFVLGLVAGFFVADPVYRYLTKAESAQGFVLHAFSFWDGIGIYMKIAGLFSLIITLPFTVFQIWKFVSPGLRPRERKATLKYVPYVFLLFLVGLAFAYYVVFPMALAFTSTITEKMGLVETYGMKQYFSFLFGIVLPVSLLFELPLLIMFLTGLRILNPIRLRKMRRVAYFVLIFIAVVVTPPDFISDLLVMIPLLLLYEISVFLSAIVYRKQLAADEAAEARYVRANNEQSAG, from the coding sequence ATGACGCAGCAGAATGAAGAAATGACCATTACGGAACATTTGAGTGAGCTGCGCAAGCGGCTGATCTATGTGTTAAGCGTTTTTGTGCTGGGCCTGGTGGCAGGATTCTTCGTAGCAGATCCGGTGTACCGCTATTTGACGAAGGCAGAATCGGCTCAGGGGTTTGTGCTGCATGCCTTCTCCTTCTGGGATGGAATAGGGATCTATATGAAGATTGCCGGTCTGTTTTCATTGATTATTACGCTGCCTTTTACGGTGTTTCAGATCTGGAAGTTTGTAAGTCCAGGCTTGCGGCCCCGTGAACGGAAAGCGACGCTAAAGTATGTACCTTATGTATTTCTGTTATTTCTCGTTGGACTGGCCTTTGCATACTATGTTGTATTTCCGATGGCACTCGCTTTCACCTCCACGATTACGGAGAAGATGGGGCTTGTGGAGACCTATGGAATGAAACAGTATTTCAGTTTCCTGTTTGGAATTGTGCTGCCGGTATCGCTGTTATTCGAGCTTCCGCTGCTCATCATGTTTCTGACAGGGCTTCGGATATTGAATCCAATCCGTCTGCGAAAGATGCGGCGAGTGGCTTATTTTGTCCTGATCTTTATCGCAGTTGTGGTGACGCCGCCGGATTTCATCTCCGATCTGCTTGTTATGATTCCGTTACTCCTGTTATATGAGATCAGTGTGTTTCTGTCGGCCATCGTATACCGCAAGCAGCTTGCGGCCGATGAAGCGGCAGAGGCGAGATATGTACGTGCCAACAATGAGCAGAGCGCAGGTTAA
- the groES gene encoding co-chaperone GroES — protein MIRPLGERVLVEPLEQEQTTSFGIVLPDSAKEKPQEGRIIAVGAGALKDGVRVALEVKEGDRVIFSKYAGTEIKFEGKEYLIMKESDIHAILD, from the coding sequence ATGATCAGACCTTTAGGTGAACGCGTATTGGTAGAACCACTGGAGCAAGAGCAAACAACTTCTTTCGGGATCGTACTTCCGGACTCTGCTAAAGAAAAACCGCAAGAGGGCAGAATTATTGCCGTTGGAGCGGGTGCACTGAAAGACGGCGTACGTGTAGCTCTGGAAGTGAAAGAAGGAGATCGCGTAATCTTCTCCAAATATGCCGGAACAGAAATCAAATTCGAAGGTAAAGAATATTTGATTATGAAAGAGAGCGATATCCACGCGATTCTCGACTAA
- the groL gene encoding chaperonin GroEL (60 kDa chaperone family; promotes refolding of misfolded polypeptides especially under stressful conditions; forms two stacked rings of heptamers to form a barrel-shaped 14mer; ends can be capped by GroES; misfolded proteins enter the barrel where they are refolded when GroES binds) yields the protein MAKDIKFSEDARRSMLRGVDALANAVKVTLGPKGRNVVLEKKFGSPLITNDGVTIAKEIELEDAFENMGAQLVKEVATKTNDVAGDGTTTATVLAQALITEGLKNVTAGASPIGIRKGIDKAVKAAVAELQSISKPVEGKQSIAQVAAISAADEEVGELIAEAMEKVGKDGVITVEESRGFATELEVVEGMQFDRGYISPYMITDTDKMEAVLDNPYILITDKKISSTQDILPLLEKIVQQGKPLVLIAEDIEGEALAMLVVNKLRGTFNAVAVKAPGFGDRRKAMLQDIAALTGGQVITEELGLDLKSAVVEQLGTARQIRVTKENTIIVDGAGNKSDIDARVSQIRTQLEETTSEFDKEKLQERLAKLSGGVAVIKVGAATETELKERKLRIEDALNATRAAVEEGIVSGGGTALLNVYQAVAGVALSGDEQTGVNIVLKALESPIRTIAANAGEEGSVIVERLKKEQVGVGYNAATGEWVNMIEAGIVDPAKVTRSALQNAASVAAMFLTTEAVIADKPEPAGAAGAPDMGGMGGMGGMM from the coding sequence ATGGCTAAAGACATTAAATTTAGTGAAGATGCTCGTCGCTCCATGCTTCGCGGTGTGGATGCATTGGCTAACGCAGTAAAAGTAACGCTCGGTCCTAAAGGCCGTAACGTGGTTTTGGAGAAAAAATTCGGAAGCCCGCTCATCACGAATGACGGTGTAACCATCGCTAAAGAAATCGAACTGGAAGATGCATTCGAGAACATGGGTGCACAACTGGTTAAAGAAGTAGCAACCAAAACAAACGATGTTGCTGGTGACGGTACTACAACAGCGACTGTACTTGCTCAAGCACTGATCACAGAAGGTCTGAAAAACGTAACTGCAGGCGCTAGCCCAATCGGTATCCGTAAAGGGATCGACAAAGCGGTTAAAGCTGCGGTTGCTGAACTTCAATCCATCTCCAAACCGGTAGAAGGCAAACAATCCATCGCTCAAGTTGCTGCAATCTCTGCAGCTGACGAAGAAGTAGGCGAACTGATCGCTGAAGCTATGGAAAAAGTGGGCAAAGACGGCGTAATCACTGTTGAAGAATCCCGTGGATTCGCAACGGAGCTGGAAGTGGTTGAAGGTATGCAATTCGACCGCGGTTACATCTCTCCATACATGATCACGGATACGGACAAAATGGAAGCTGTTCTGGACAACCCGTACATCCTGATCACAGATAAAAAAATCTCCAGCACACAGGACATTCTGCCATTGCTTGAGAAAATCGTACAACAAGGCAAACCGCTCGTATTGATCGCTGAAGATATCGAAGGCGAAGCACTGGCGATGCTGGTTGTGAACAAACTGCGTGGTACATTCAACGCTGTAGCGGTTAAAGCTCCTGGCTTTGGTGACCGTCGTAAAGCAATGCTGCAAGATATCGCTGCCCTCACTGGTGGCCAAGTGATCACGGAAGAACTGGGTCTGGACCTGAAATCCGCTGTTGTGGAACAACTGGGTACAGCTCGCCAAATTCGTGTAACTAAAGAAAACACAATCATCGTTGACGGTGCTGGTAACAAATCCGATATCGATGCTCGTGTTAGCCAAATCCGTACACAACTGGAAGAAACAACTTCCGAGTTCGACAAAGAGAAACTGCAAGAGCGTCTGGCTAAATTGTCCGGCGGCGTAGCGGTAATCAAAGTCGGTGCGGCTACTGAAACAGAATTGAAAGAACGCAAACTGCGTATCGAAGATGCCCTGAACGCAACTCGCGCTGCGGTTGAAGAAGGTATCGTATCCGGTGGTGGTACTGCGCTCCTGAACGTATATCAAGCGGTTGCTGGTGTAGCTCTGTCCGGTGACGAGCAAACAGGTGTGAACATCGTGCTGAAAGCACTGGAATCACCAATCCGCACAATCGCAGCTAACGCTGGCGAAGAAGGTTCCGTCATCGTGGAACGTCTGAAAAAAGAGCAAGTAGGCGTAGGTTACAACGCAGCTACTGGCGAGTGGGTTAACATGATCGAAGCAGGTATCGTTGACCCTGCGAAAGTAACTCGTTCTGCTCTGCAAAACGCTGCTTCCGTAGCAGCAATGTTCTTGACTACTGAAGCGGTTATCGCTGACAAGCCAGAACCTGCAGGCGCTGCTGGCGCTCCTGATATGGGCGGCATGGGTGGAATGGGCGGCATGATGTAA
- a CDS encoding DNA cytosine methyltransferase — protein sequence MKEFICIESFCGAGGLGLGLHNAGFKIGAAFDSQLEAVLTYKSNLSNNCFVEDVTKLSGTALMERAGIMVGELDLFAGGPPCQGFSKQKKGAHLGDERNRLVLEYARLVRELNPKFFLLENVSMLGHKRGKVFIEAIEEELTDYILYPHFYNSADYGLSQTRERFIIIGKRRDIEGSFQIPQPTVTKWKTVGEVLEGLPEPPIDSKKEHPDYANHYRSNITQRNIERFSYVPQGGSWRDIPWDLRLKCHQNADTSKGGWTDVYGRLKWDGYAPTITGGFDSFTRGRYGHPFENRSITPREAARLQGFPDWFRFYGNRSEVRRQIGNAVPPLLAEAIGKNIIETLLDKNKRVLKKEITSVTKIHKIKSVVSK from the coding sequence ATGAAGGAATTTATTTGTATAGAGTCATTCTGTGGGGCAGGTGGACTAGGGTTAGGATTACACAATGCAGGTTTCAAGATTGGTGCTGCTTTTGATTCACAGCTAGAAGCTGTTTTAACCTATAAGAGTAATCTTTCTAATAATTGTTTTGTTGAAGATGTAACAAAATTGTCAGGCACAGCTTTAATGGAGCGTGCAGGCATCATGGTTGGAGAGCTAGACCTTTTTGCTGGTGGGCCACCGTGTCAGGGTTTTTCTAAACAAAAAAAAGGGGCTCATCTAGGTGATGAACGTAATCGATTAGTATTAGAATATGCAAGACTTGTTAGAGAATTGAACCCTAAATTTTTTTTGCTTGAGAATGTATCAATGTTGGGACACAAACGGGGAAAAGTATTTATTGAAGCTATTGAAGAGGAACTAACAGACTATATATTATATCCCCATTTTTATAATTCTGCTGATTATGGATTATCTCAAACTCGAGAGAGATTTATTATAATAGGAAAGCGTAGGGATATTGAAGGTTCTTTTCAAATCCCACAGCCTACTGTTACTAAATGGAAAACAGTAGGTGAAGTGTTAGAAGGTTTGCCTGAACCACCTATTGATTCAAAAAAAGAACATCCAGACTATGCTAACCATTATAGATCAAATATCACCCAAAGAAATATAGAAAGATTTTCGTACGTACCACAAGGAGGAAGTTGGAGAGATATTCCTTGGGATTTACGCTTAAAATGCCATCAAAATGCAGATACATCTAAAGGTGGCTGGACAGATGTGTATGGTCGTTTGAAATGGGATGGTTATGCTCCAACAATAACTGGAGGTTTCGATAGTTTTACTCGTGGAAGATATGGTCATCCATTTGAGAATCGGTCAATTACGCCTAGAGAGGCAGCTCGTCTACAAGGGTTTCCAGATTGGTTTAGATTTTATGGAAATCGAAGTGAAGTAAGGCGTCAGATTGGAAATGCTGTTCCGCCTCTTCTTGCAGAAGCAATCGGAAAAAATATTATTGAGACACTCTTAGACAAGAATAAAAGGGTATTAAAAAAGGAAATAACCTCTGTAACTAAAATTCACAAAATTAAGAGTGTAGTTAGTAAATAA